A window from Mustela erminea isolate mMusErm1 chromosome 17, mMusErm1.Pri, whole genome shotgun sequence encodes these proteins:
- the C4BPB gene encoding C4b-binding protein beta chain, whose amino-acid sequence MVFWFVCYLVVVWLISASDESCPELPFVENGIIVIKEVEGQILGTCLCIKGYHLVGEKTLFCNASVEWNAPVPTCRLGHCPDPVLVNGEPSSLGPVNVNDKITFKCNEDYILKGSNWSQCLDNHTWMPPLPVCKSRYCGPPGNLAHGYFEGRDFNSGSTITYHCEDKYHLVGTRDQQCVDGEWSSALPICELIQEAPKPIPQTAFEKALFAFQENKELCKAIENFVQRLKENDLTMEELKCSLENKKAELEAKMLS is encoded by the exons atggttttttggtttgtgtgCTATCTTGTGGTTGTGTGGCTGATTTCTGCCTCAGACG AGAGCTGTCCAGAACTTCCCTTTGTGGAAAATGGCATAATTGTTATAAAGGAGGTAGAAGGACAAATTCTGGGGACTTGCCTTTGTATCAAGGGCTACCACCTGGTAGGAGAGAAAACCTTATTTTGCAATGCCTCTGTGGAGTGGAATGCTCCTGTTCCCACATGTCGCT TGGGCCACTGTCCTGACCCTGTGCTGGTGAATGGCGAACCCAGTTCCCTGGGTCCTGTCAACGTGAATGACAAAATCACTTTTAAGTGCAATGAAGACTACATTCTTAAGGGCAGCAATTGGAGTCAGTGCCTGGACAACCACACCTGGATGCCCCCCTTGCCTGTCTGCAAAAGCA GATACTGTGGCCCTCCTGGGAATCTAGCTCATGGCTATTTTGAAGGAAGAGATTTCAACTCAGGATCTACCATTACTTATCACTGTGAAGACAA GTACCATTTAGTGGGCACGCGGGACCAACAGTGCGTTGACGGGGAGTGGAGCAGTGCACTTCCCATCTGTGAATTGATCCAGGAAGCTCCCAAGCCAATTCCACAGACTGCTTTTGAGAAGGCACTT tttgcCTTTCAGGAGAATAAAGAACTTTGCAAAGCCATAGAGAACTTTGTGCAAAGACTGAAGGAAAATGACTTAACAATGGAGGAACTGAAATgctctctggaaaacaaaaaag